A single window of Salvia splendens isolate huo1 chromosome 6, SspV2, whole genome shotgun sequence DNA harbors:
- the LOC121807735 gene encoding uncharacterized protein LOC121807735: MLSALADPVNIINMECNKDEATRAKLIAESKLEKKDYLGAKKLTLKAQALYPELYGITQLLTTLDVYLSSEKIRGEVDWYRVLCVNPSDDYDTIKKQFRKLALKLHPDKNTSVGADGAFKLISEAWNLLSNKEKRAAYNQRRGHGGVQKTVPTHTGGPSAPCGAWNYAYTQPSQQNVPSASPRQSRKKVPSVPSQPSQQKVPGHTGGSSAAAHTAGPSSTTSTRKSKSKTAKKAGTQNTAPYHVRPDAFWTVCHGCNTHFEYLRMYCHHTLLCRICDKPFLALEIAPPVFSKSAKPVPWVRREHSHTSSPGQNSCDPKGKAAAAQNPEKGQTSPSSFVYTNCQQGPLPETANTYAEKADNVVQQARDRLKRPHTESHAPANLEKFFKKVKLDAGDSNGYRANLNMAQGDFGDETRKLLVSNAQKEILKKLSDSNM, translated from the coding sequence ATGCTGAGTGCTCTGGCTGACCctgttaatattataaatatggagTGCAATAAAGATGAAGCAACCAGGGCAAAGTTAATTGCTGAGAGCAAGTTAGAGAAGAAGGATTATCTCGGTGCAAAGAAGTTAACGCTGAAAGCTCAAGCTTTATATCCAGAGCTTTATGGTATTACCCAGCTGCTGACAACCTTGGATGTCTATCTATCTTCAGAGAAGATACGCGGGGAAGTAGATTGGTATCGAGTGCTATGTGTGAACCCTTCAGATGATTACGATACCATAAAAAAGCAGTTCAGGAAGCTGGCACTCAAGCTGCACCCAGATAAAAATACTTCTGTTGGGGCAGATGGCGCATTTAAACTCATTTCAGAAGCCTGGAATTTGCTATCCAATAAAGAAAAGAGGGCGGCATATAACCAAAGGAGGGGACATGGGGGAGTCCAAAAGACTGTCCCAACACATACCGGTGGTCCATCAGCACCATGCGGGGCATGGAATTATGCATATACTCAGCCAAGTCAGCAGAATGTTCCATCAGCATCACCCCGGCAAAGTAGAAAGAAAGTTCCTTCTGTACCATCCCAGCCAAGCCAACAGAAAGTTCCTGGACACACTGGTGGTTCATCAGCTGCAGCACATACTGCTGGTCCTTCTAGTACAACTTCAACCAGGAAGTCAAAGAGTAAAACTGCGAAGAAGGCTGGGACTCAAAATACGGCTCCTTACCATGTTAGACccgatgccttttggactgtcTGCCATGGATGCAATACTCATTTTGAGTATCTTAGGATGTATTGCCACCATACTCTTCTTTGTCGCATTTGTGATAAGCCATTTCTGGCTTTGGAGATAGCACCGCCTGTATTTTCCAAATCAGCCAAACCGGTTCCCTGGGTTCGACGGGAGCATTCACACACAAGTTCTCCTGGTCAAAATTCTTGTGATCCTAAAGGAAAAGCTGCTGCTGCTCAAAACCCAGAAAAAGGCCAAACCAGTCCCAGTTCTTTTGTGTATACAAACTGTCAGCAGGGACCACTTCCTGAAACAGCTAATACTTATGCAGAAAAAGCAGACAATGTTGTTCAGCAGGCGCGTGATAGATTGAAGAGACCTCATACTGAATCACATGCCCCTGCTAATTTGGAAAAGTTCTTTAAAAAGGTAAAACTAGATGCTGGTGATAGTAATGGATACAGAGCAAACCTTAATATGGCTCAGGGAGATTTTGGGGATGAAACCCGAAAGCTGTTGGTCTCCAATGCTCAAAAGGAGATTCTGAAGAAGCTAAGCGACTCCAATATGTAG
- the LOC121809597 gene encoding ATP-dependent zinc metalloprotease FTSH 11, chloroplastic/mitochondrial-like: MMGTERKTMFLSEDSKKLTAYHESGHAIVALNTEGAHPIHKATIMPRGSALGMVTQLPSNDETSISKKQLLARLDVCMGGRVAEELIFGKDHVTTGASSDLNTATKLAQYIVSSCGMSDEIGPVHIKERPSSEMQSRIDAEVVKLLREAYNRVKALLKKHEKALHALANALLEYETLNAEEIKRILVPYSGSELFVELEQQQAEEELVLA; this comes from the exons ATGATGGGAACTGAAAGGAAGACGATGTTTCTATCAGAAGATTCGAAGAAG CTTACTGCGTATCACGAGAGTGGCCATGCTATCGTTGCCTTGAACACTGAAGGTGCACATCCAATCCACAAAGCAACAATTATGCCACGGGGATCTGCTCTGGGAATGGTCACCCAGCTTCCTTCTAACGACGAGACTTCAATCAGCAAGAAGCAACTGCTGGCGCGTCTTGATGTTTGTATGGGGGGAAGAGTGGCCGAAGAGCTTATCTTTGGCAAGGATCATGTGACTACTGGAGCGAGTAGTGATCTCAACACAGCGACCAAGCTTGCTCAGTATATT GTATCAAGTTGTGGGATGAGTGATGAAATCGGACCAGTTCATATTAAAGAAAGACCTAGTTCAGAAATGCAATCTCGTATTGACGCAGAA GTTGTCAAATTATTGCGGGAGGCTTATAATCGTGTAAAAGCTCTGCTGAAAAAG CATGAGAAGGCATTACATGCTCTTGCAAATGCACTTTTGGAGTACGAGACTCTTAACGCGGAAGAGATAAAGCGTATACTCGTACCTTACAGTGGATCTGAGTTATTCGTTGAGCTGGAGCAGCAGCAGGCGGAAGAGGAGCTTGTATTGGCTTAA
- the LOC121810033 gene encoding polypyrimidine tract-binding protein homolog 2-like isoform X3: MMRVLSVLMCYTWNMPRKYLRWQLIALGERAHVFSAFGFVHKITTFEKTAGFQALVQFSDSETATAAKDALDGRSIPSYLIPELGPCSLRITYSAHTDLSVKFQSHRSRDYTNPMLPVAPSAIDASGQFSVGVDGKKMEPESNVLLASIENMQYAVTLDVLQTVFSSFGPVLKIAMFDKNGGLQALIQYPDVQTAVVAKEALEGHCIYDGGYCKLHISYSRHTDLSIKVNNDRSRDYTIPNTPGLNSQPSVLGQQPYAGGPGGPAYNGTQYAPGPDPHSTGWNPAMPQQMHNYPYGGPPPMSQGAVPPHLQNGQPHSSPMRPYHHQ, translated from the exons ATGATGCGCGTCTTGTCAGTATTGATGTGCTACACTTG GAACATGCCAAGGAAATATCTTCGATGGCAGCTTATTGCATTGGGAGAAAGGGCACAT GTATTTTCAGCCTTCGGGTTTGTTCATAAAATTACTACTTTTGAGAAGACTGCTGGGTTTCAG GCTCTGGTGCAATTTTCAGATTCAGAGACTGCGACTGCTGCCAAGGATGCTCTTGATGGGAGAAGCATTCCAAG TTATTTGATTCCAGAGCTGGGGCCGTGTTCTCTTAGAATAACATATTCTGCGCATACAGACTTGAGTGTAAAATTCCAGAGCCATCGTAGTAG GGACTACACCAATCCTATGCTCCCTGTTGCTCCGTCAGCTATAGACGCAAGTGGACAG TTTAGTGTAGGAGTTGACGGGAAAAAAATGGAACCTGAGAGCAATGTTCTACTTGCTTCCATCGAGAACATGCAATATGCAGTTACCTTAGATGTCTTACAAACG GTCTTTTCATCATTTGGGCCTGTCCTAAAAATTGCCATGTTCGACAAAAATGGTGGTCTTCAAGCATTGATCCAGTACCCAG ATGTCCAGACCGCTGTCGTTGCAAAGGAGGCTTTAGAAGGACACTGCATATACGACGGAGGATACTGCAAGCTTCACATCTCATATTCTCGCCACACTGATCTTAGTATAAAG GTTAATAATGATAGAAGCAGAGACTACACCATCCCAAATACTCCAGGCCTAAACTCTCAACCCTCAGTTTTAGGACAACAACCGTATGCCGGAGGCCCAGGCGGTCCTGCTTACAACGGAACACAATATGCTCCAGGTCCTGATCCTCATTCAACGGGCTGGAACCCAGCGATGCCTCAGCAAATGCACAACTACCCTTATGGAGGCCCCCCGCCTATGAGCCAAGGGGCAGTACCTCCTCACCTCCAAAATGGGCAACCACACTCGTCTCCAATGCGCCCCTATCATCATCAATAG
- the LOC121809225 gene encoding uncharacterized protein LOC121809225, which translates to MVLILTEMLQLLNPGTGQTGLSSFVYTNYQQGPPPEMAYAGQNAFDLNGNAASAQNPGSGQAGPNSFLYTYYQQRPLPEMDYTAYTGQNGFDFNGNAAAAQNPGAGQTGSSSFEYTNYQQGPLSEMVYTGQNAFDPNGNVAAAQNLGSGQTGPSSFVYTYYQQGPLPETDYTGQNAFDPYGNNAASQSPGAGQIGPGSFLYANCQLGPLPEMAYIGQNAFDPYGNAAAVQNPGAGRISGPSSFMYTNYQQGPLPEMDYTGQNAFDPYGNDAASQNPAAGQIGPGSFINTNYQLGPLPEMAYIGQNAFDLFGNAAAAQNPGADQIGSPSSFMCTNYQQGPLHETAYNGQNSFDPK; encoded by the coding sequence ATGGTTTTGATCCTAACAGAGATGCTGCAGCTGCTCAACCCAGGAACTGGCCAAACCGGTCTGAGTTCTTTCGtgtatacaaactatcaacaggGACCCCCTCCTGAAATGGCTTATGCTGGTCAAAATGCTTTTGATCTTAATGGAAATGCTGCATCTGCTCAAAACCCAGGATCAGGCCAAGCCGGTCCTAATTCTTTCCTGTATACATACTATCAGCAGAGACCCCTTCCTGAAATGGATTATACGGCTTATACTGGTCAAAATGGTTTTGATTTTAATGGAAATGCTGCAGCTGCTCAAAACCCAGGAGCAGGCCAAACCGGTTCCAGTTCTTTTGAGTATACAAACTATCAGCAGGGACCCCTTTCTGAAATGGTTTATACTGGTCAAAATGCTTTTGATCCTAATGGAAATGTTGCAGCTGCTCAAAACCTTGGATCAGGCCAAACTGGTCCCAGTTCTTTCGTCTATACCTACTATCAGCAGGGACCCCTTCCTGAAACGGATTATACTGGTCAAAATGCTTTTGATCCTTATGGAAATAATGCAGCTTCTCAAAGTCCAGGAGCAGGCCAAATCGGTCCCGGTTCTTTCTTATATGCAAACTGTCAGCTGGGACCCCTTCCTGAAATGGCTTATATCGGTCAAAATGCTTTTGATCCCTATGGAAATGCTGCAGCTGTTCAAAACCCAGGAGCAGGCCGAATCAGCGGTCCCAGTTCTTTCATGTATACAAACTATCAGCAGGGACCCCTTCCTGAAATGGATTATACTGGTCAAAATGCTTTTGATCCTTATGGAAATGATGCAGCTTCTCAAAATCCAGCAGCAGGCCAAATCGGTCCCGGTTCTTTCATAAATACAAACTATCAGCTGGGACCCCTTCCTGAAATGGCTTATATCGGTCAAAATGCTTTTGATCTCTTTGGAAATGCTGCAGCTGCTCAAAACCCAGGAGCAGACCAAATCGGCAGTCCCAGTTCTTTCATGTGTACAAACTATCAGCAGGGACCCCTTCATGAAACTGCTTATAATGGTCAAAATTCTTTTGATCCTAAATGA
- the LOC121807734 gene encoding nuclear pore complex protein Nup214-like — protein sequence MLSALSDPVNSIIMECNKDEATRAKLIAESMIEQMDYLGAKKLALKAQALYPELYGITQLLTTLDVYLSGEKIDGEVDWYRVLCVNPSDDHDTIKKQFRKLALKLHPDKNSSVGADGAFRLISEAWNLLSNEEKRVAYNQRRGHGGVQKTVLTKTGGPSAPCGAWNHAHTRPSQQNVPSASTQKSKKKVPGHTGGPSAAAHTAGPSSSTSTWKSRSKITKKARTQRSDTFWTVCRGCNVHFEYLKMYGKLTLLCRNCDKPFTALEIATPVFSKSAKPIPWVRLEPLNTSFPVQNACDPNGNAAASPGAGQTGPSSFVYTNYQHGPFPETAYNGQNAFDPNRNAAAAQNPGAGQSGPSSFAYSNYQHGPLPEMAYTGQNAFDPCGNVAATQNPGAGQTGPSSFGYTNYQQGFQAFTGPSSTSFVYTNYQPGPEADPRWGMGGPWG from the coding sequence ATGCTGAGTGCTCTTTCTGACCCTGTTAATAGCATAATTATGGAGTGCAATAAAGATGAAGCAACCCGGGCAAAGTTAATTGCTGAGAGCATGATAGAGCAGATGGATTATCTCGGTGCAAAGAAGTTAGCGCTGAAAGCTCAAGCTTTATATCCAGAGCTTTATGGTATTACACAGCTGCTGACAACCTTGGATGTGTATCTATCTGGGGAGAAGATAGATGGGGAAGTAGATTGGTATCGAGTGCTATGTGTGAACCCTTCAGATGATCACGATACCATAAAAAAGCAGTTCAGAAAGCTTGCACTAAAGCTGCACCCAGATAAAAATTCTTCTGTTGGGGCAGATGGCGCATTTAGACTCATTTCAGAAGCCTGGAATTTGCTATCCAATGAAGAAAAGAGGGTGGCATATAACCAAAGGAGGGGACATGGGGGTGTCCAAAAGACTGTCCTAACAAAAACTGGTGGTCCATCAGCACCGTGCGGGGCATGGAATCATGCACATACTCGCCCAAGTCAACAGAATGTTCCATCAGCTTCAACCCAGAAAAGTAAAAAGAAAGTTCCAGGACACACTGGTGGTCCATCAGCTGCAGCACATACTGCTGGTCCTTCTAGTTCAACTTCTACCTGGAAGTCGCGGAGTAAAATTACAAAGAAGGCCAGGACCCAAAGATCCGATACATTTTGGACTGTCTGCCGTGGATGCAATGTCCATTTTGAGTATCTTAAGATGTATGGCAAGCTTACTCTTCTTTGTCGCAATTGTGATAAGCCGTTTACTGCTTTGGAGATAGCAACACCGGTATTTTCTAAATCAGCCAAACCGATTCCTTGGGTTCGACTGGAGCCATTAAACACAAGTTTTCCTGTTCAAAATGCTTGTGATCCTAATGGAAATGCTGCAGCTTCTCCAGGAGCAGGCCAAACTGGTCCTAGTTCTTTCGTGTATACGAACTATCAGCATGGACCTTTTCCTGAAACGGCTTATAATGGTCAAAATGCTTTTGATCCCAACAGAAATGCTGCAGCTGCTCAAAACCCAGGAGCAGGTCAGTCCGGTCCCAGTTCTTTCGCGTATTCAAACTATCAGCACGGACCCCTTCCTGAAATGGCTTATACCGGTCAAAATGCTTTTGATCCTTGTGGAAATGTTGCAGCTACGCAAAACCCAGGAGCAGGCCAAACCGGTCCTAGTTCCTTCGGGTATACAAACTATCAGCAAGGATTTCAGGCTTTTACCGGTCCCAGCTCCACTTCTTTCGTGTATACAAACTATCAGCCGGGACCAGAGGCGGATCCACGTTGGGGCATGGGGGGTCCTTGGGGCTAG
- the LOC121810033 gene encoding polypyrimidine tract-binding protein homolog 2-like isoform X1 — translation MSSVSSQPQFRYTQPPSKVLHLRNLPWECTEEELVELGKPFGKVVNTKCNVGANRNQAFIEFAELNQAIAMISYYASSSEPAQVRGKTVYLQYSNRQEIVNNKTTADVAGNVLLVTIEGNDARLVSIDVLHLVFSAFGFVHKITTFEKTAGFQALVQFSDSETATAAKDALDGRSIPSYLIPELGPCSLRITYSAHTDLSVKFQSHRSRDYTNPMLPVAPSAIDASGQFSVGVDGKKMEPESNVLLASIENMQYAVTLDVLQTVFSSFGPVLKIAMFDKNGGLQALIQYPDVQTAVVAKEALEGHCIYDGGYCKLHISYSRHTDLSIKVNNDRSRDYTIPNTPGLNSQPSVLGQQPYAGGPGGPAYNGTQYAPGPDPHSTGWNPAMPQQMHNYPYGGPPPMSQGAVPPHLQNGQPHSSPMRPYHHQ, via the exons ATGTCATCAGTTTCCAGTCAACCGCAGTTTCGGTACACCCAGCCTCCGTCCAAGGTTCTCCATTTAAGGAACTTGCCATGGGAATGTACTGAAGAGGAATTAGTCGAGCTGGGGAAGCCATTTGGGAAGGTTGTCAACACAAAGTGTAATGTTGGAGCAAATAGGAACCAAGCTTTTATTGAGTTT GCGGAACTTAATCAAGCTATTGCTATGATATCGTATTACGCATCATCATCTGAGCCTGCTCAGGTACGAGGGAAAACCGTCTACCTACAATATTCAAACAGGCAAGAAATAGTGAACAACAAGACTACTGCAGATGTTGCTGGAAATGTACTCTTGGTAACAATTGAGGGAAATGATGCGCGTCTTGTCAGTATTGATGTGCTACACTTG GTATTTTCAGCCTTCGGGTTTGTTCATAAAATTACTACTTTTGAGAAGACTGCTGGGTTTCAG GCTCTGGTGCAATTTTCAGATTCAGAGACTGCGACTGCTGCCAAGGATGCTCTTGATGGGAGAAGCATTCCAAG TTATTTGATTCCAGAGCTGGGGCCGTGTTCTCTTAGAATAACATATTCTGCGCATACAGACTTGAGTGTAAAATTCCAGAGCCATCGTAGTAG GGACTACACCAATCCTATGCTCCCTGTTGCTCCGTCAGCTATAGACGCAAGTGGACAG TTTAGTGTAGGAGTTGACGGGAAAAAAATGGAACCTGAGAGCAATGTTCTACTTGCTTCCATCGAGAACATGCAATATGCAGTTACCTTAGATGTCTTACAAACG GTCTTTTCATCATTTGGGCCTGTCCTAAAAATTGCCATGTTCGACAAAAATGGTGGTCTTCAAGCATTGATCCAGTACCCAG ATGTCCAGACCGCTGTCGTTGCAAAGGAGGCTTTAGAAGGACACTGCATATACGACGGAGGATACTGCAAGCTTCACATCTCATATTCTCGCCACACTGATCTTAGTATAAAG GTTAATAATGATAGAAGCAGAGACTACACCATCCCAAATACTCCAGGCCTAAACTCTCAACCCTCAGTTTTAGGACAACAACCGTATGCCGGAGGCCCAGGCGGTCCTGCTTACAACGGAACACAATATGCTCCAGGTCCTGATCCTCATTCAACGGGCTGGAACCCAGCGATGCCTCAGCAAATGCACAACTACCCTTATGGAGGCCCCCCGCCTATGAGCCAAGGGGCAGTACCTCCTCACCTCCAAAATGGGCAACCACACTCGTCTCCAATGCGCCCCTATCATCATCAATAG
- the LOC121810033 gene encoding polypyrimidine tract-binding protein homolog 2-like isoform X2, which produces MMRVLSVLMCYTCRNMPRKYLRWQLIALGERAHVFSAFGFVHKITTFEKTAGFQALVQFSDSETATAAKDALDGRSIPSYLIPELGPCSLRITYSAHTDLSVKFQSHRSRDYTNPMLPVAPSAIDASGQFSVGVDGKKMEPESNVLLASIENMQYAVTLDVLQTVFSSFGPVLKIAMFDKNGGLQALIQYPDVQTAVVAKEALEGHCIYDGGYCKLHISYSRHTDLSIKVNNDRSRDYTIPNTPGLNSQPSVLGQQPYAGGPGGPAYNGTQYAPGPDPHSTGWNPAMPQQMHNYPYGGPPPMSQGAVPPHLQNGQPHSSPMRPYHHQ; this is translated from the exons ATGATGCGCGTCTTGTCAGTATTGATGTGCTACACTTG CAGGAACATGCCAAGGAAATATCTTCGATGGCAGCTTATTGCATTGGGAGAAAGGGCACAT GTATTTTCAGCCTTCGGGTTTGTTCATAAAATTACTACTTTTGAGAAGACTGCTGGGTTTCAG GCTCTGGTGCAATTTTCAGATTCAGAGACTGCGACTGCTGCCAAGGATGCTCTTGATGGGAGAAGCATTCCAAG TTATTTGATTCCAGAGCTGGGGCCGTGTTCTCTTAGAATAACATATTCTGCGCATACAGACTTGAGTGTAAAATTCCAGAGCCATCGTAGTAG GGACTACACCAATCCTATGCTCCCTGTTGCTCCGTCAGCTATAGACGCAAGTGGACAG TTTAGTGTAGGAGTTGACGGGAAAAAAATGGAACCTGAGAGCAATGTTCTACTTGCTTCCATCGAGAACATGCAATATGCAGTTACCTTAGATGTCTTACAAACG GTCTTTTCATCATTTGGGCCTGTCCTAAAAATTGCCATGTTCGACAAAAATGGTGGTCTTCAAGCATTGATCCAGTACCCAG ATGTCCAGACCGCTGTCGTTGCAAAGGAGGCTTTAGAAGGACACTGCATATACGACGGAGGATACTGCAAGCTTCACATCTCATATTCTCGCCACACTGATCTTAGTATAAAG GTTAATAATGATAGAAGCAGAGACTACACCATCCCAAATACTCCAGGCCTAAACTCTCAACCCTCAGTTTTAGGACAACAACCGTATGCCGGAGGCCCAGGCGGTCCTGCTTACAACGGAACACAATATGCTCCAGGTCCTGATCCTCATTCAACGGGCTGGAACCCAGCGATGCCTCAGCAAATGCACAACTACCCTTATGGAGGCCCCCCGCCTATGAGCCAAGGGGCAGTACCTCCTCACCTCCAAAATGGGCAACCACACTCGTCTCCAATGCGCCCCTATCATCATCAATAG